The following proteins come from a genomic window of Chloracidobacterium sp.:
- a CDS encoding ROK family protein: MKPAILAADLGGTNLRMAAVDHDGTIIYRARRATPHERSRGSIVGLISEVANECRSAILPSYQLVSFGFAVPAVVDGSTGKILSAPNLPELDGFDVAKVLSEGLSLPVIVENDANAAAIGEHWKGASRDARSVINVTLGTGVGGGIILNNACLRGIDGTAGEIGHICVEPFGVPCGCGSTGCLEQYASASAIVRMASALLNEYPESVLSDEDELTALVVYEAGKAGDRLSIEVFRRMGFYLGIGLAGLINVLNPEVIVIGGGASNGWDLFAEPMTDEIRKRAFQRPAERVKLVRAALGDDAGILGVAQLATRTDFEASSIIAL; encoded by the coding sequence ATGAAACCTGCGATACTTGCGGCTGATCTCGGCGGTACAAATTTAAGAATGGCTGCCGTCGATCACGATGGGACGATAATTTATCGCGCCCGCCGGGCAACGCCGCATGAGCGTTCTCGCGGATCGATCGTAGGGCTGATCTCGGAGGTCGCAAATGAATGCCGGTCTGCGATATTGCCGTCTTATCAGCTTGTCTCGTTCGGATTCGCCGTCCCGGCAGTAGTTGACGGGTCGACCGGAAAGATCCTTTCCGCTCCGAATTTGCCCGAGCTGGACGGGTTTGACGTCGCCAAAGTGCTTTCAGAGGGACTCTCGCTGCCTGTCATCGTCGAGAATGACGCGAACGCCGCCGCGATCGGCGAGCACTGGAAGGGGGCGTCGCGCGATGCAAGAAGCGTTATCAACGTCACACTTGGCACGGGCGTCGGCGGCGGGATCATTCTCAATAACGCCTGTCTTCGCGGGATCGACGGGACCGCCGGCGAGATCGGGCACATTTGCGTCGAGCCATTCGGCGTGCCCTGCGGATGCGGGAGTACGGGATGTCTGGAACAATATGCCTCTGCGAGTGCGATCGTTCGAATGGCATCCGCATTGTTGAACGAATATCCCGAGTCGGTGCTGTCGGACGAAGACGAACTGACGGCTCTCGTTGTCTACGAAGCCGGAAAGGCAGGCGACCGATTGTCGATCGAGGTCTTTCGGAGAATGGGCTTTTACCTCGGCATAGGGCTCGCCGGGCTGATCAACGTTTTGAACCCCGAGGTGATCGTCATCGGCGGCGGGGCCTCGAATGGATGGGACCTGTTTGCAGAACCGATGACCGATGAGATTCGAAAAAGGGCATTTCAACGGCCTGCCGAACGTGTTAAACTTGTCCGGGCCGCGCTCGGGGACGACGCCGGAATTTTGGGCGTTGCTCAACTTGCTACGCGAACCGATTTTGAGGCCTCCTCGATAATAGCCTTGTAA
- a CDS encoding substrate-binding domain-containing protein, protein MKKLLFTVIIAAIFVTGCTNAEQPGAVNRSAADPNKKVKIGFAMATVKEERWQRDRDAFEAHCKKVNVECAITVADNNSSRQANDVDNLLTQGIDVLVIAPQDATEAAAMVEKAKAQGVPVISYDRLINSDKIDIYISHQVPVIGRKIAEYAIQKVPKGNYVMVYGASTDNNAHIMKKEMLAVLQPAIDAGDIKIVGDQFITDWKNDLALNFAENTLTKQNDDIQAFVVSNDGMAGGVIQALARRNLAGKVLVTGQDAGLEALQNVAEGKQSMTVYKPIIPLASQAVDAAIKLAKKESITTTPFMNDAIKKEVAAILLEVTVVDKNNLMDTVIKDGYSKFEDVYKNVPESERPKR, encoded by the coding sequence ATGAAAAAACTGCTTTTCACGGTTATCATTGCCGCGATATTTGTAACAGGGTGCACCAACGCAGAGCAGCCCGGGGCTGTGAACCGTTCTGCGGCCGACCCCAACAAGAAAGTAAAGATCGGCTTTGCGATGGCGACCGTAAAAGAAGAAAGATGGCAGCGCGACCGCGACGCTTTCGAGGCTCATTGTAAAAAGGTAAATGTCGAATGCGCGATAACCGTTGCCGACAATAATTCGAGCCGTCAGGCAAACGATGTCGACAATCTGTTGACGCAAGGGATAGATGTCCTCGTGATCGCACCGCAGGATGCAACTGAGGCTGCGGCAATGGTCGAGAAGGCAAAGGCTCAGGGCGTTCCCGTCATCAGCTACGACCGACTTATCAATTCAGATAAGATCGACATATATATTTCGCATCAAGTGCCGGTGATCGGCCGCAAGATCGCCGAATACGCTATCCAAAAGGTCCCAAAAGGCAATTACGTAATGGTTTACGGGGCATCGACGGATAACAATGCACATATAATGAAAAAGGAAATGCTCGCCGTTCTGCAACCGGCGATCGACGCAGGCGATATCAAGATCGTCGGCGATCAGTTCATCACAGACTGGAAAAACGACCTTGCTCTTAACTTTGCCGAGAACACACTTACCAAACAGAATGACGATATACAGGCGTTCGTCGTGTCAAACGACGGCATGGCAGGCGGTGTGATCCAGGCTTTGGCGAGACGCAACCTTGCGGGCAAGGTTCTGGTGACCGGTCAGGATGCCGGCCTCGAAGCACTGCAGAACGTGGCGGAAGGCAAGCAGTCGATGACCGTCTATAAGCCGATAATTCCTCTTGCCAGCCAGGCTGTCGATGCTGCGATCAAGCTCGCGAAGAAGGAATCGATCACAACGACGCCGTTCATGAATGACGCGATCAAGAAAGAGGTCGCTGCGATCTTGCTCGAGGTAACGGTCGTCGATAAGAACAATCTGATGGATACGGTCATTAAGGATGGCTATTCGAAATTCGAAGATGTATACAAGAACGTTCCCGAAAGCGAGCGTCCGAAACGATAG
- a CDS encoding UDP-glucose/GDP-mannose dehydrogenase family protein: MHIAVIGTGYVGLVTGACFAEFGVDVTCVDVDSTKIDKLNNGIIPIYEPGLDQIVEKNAKAGRLKFTTDIRSAVEGAQVVFLAVGTPPKDDGSPDMSYYQQAAKDVAAAMNGYKVLVTKSTVPVGTGKWLREFVSANLPDNIEFGVASNPEFLREGAAIEDFMRPDRVVIGSNEGRAIDVMKELYRPLYLIETPIVITSLEAAELIKYAANAFLATKITFINEVANLCDAIGCDVHDVARGMGMDNRIGRKFLHPGPGYGGSCFPKDTRALTTVADQFGVETLIVDAVIEANERQREAMIPKIERLVGDLSGKQVGMLGLSFKPETDDMRESPAIEIIRSILEKGATIRAFDPVAMDEAKHYVSGIEYATDEYDAIKGADVLVIVTEWNQFRALDMEKVRSLLRSPKIADLRNIYEPSDMRAMGFDYVGVGR, translated from the coding sequence ATGCATATTGCAGTCATCGGAACAGGTTATGTCGGTTTGGTTACGGGAGCATGCTTTGCTGAATTCGGCGTGGATGTCACGTGCGTCGATGTCGACAGCACCAAGATCGATAAACTGAACAACGGCATCATTCCAATTTACGAACCGGGACTCGATCAGATCGTCGAGAAAAATGCCAAAGCGGGACGGCTAAAATTCACTACCGACATCCGTTCTGCGGTCGAAGGTGCACAGGTCGTCTTTTTGGCGGTCGGGACACCACCAAAGGACGACGGCTCGCCCGACATGAGCTATTACCAGCAGGCCGCGAAGGACGTTGCCGCGGCGATGAACGGATACAAGGTTCTTGTCACCAAATCGACAGTCCCTGTCGGAACCGGAAAATGGCTTCGGGAATTCGTATCGGCAAATCTGCCCGACAATATCGAATTCGGTGTAGCTTCCAATCCCGAGTTTCTTCGCGAAGGCGCCGCGATCGAGGATTTTATGCGTCCCGACCGCGTGGTCATCGGAAGCAACGAAGGACGTGCGATCGATGTAATGAAGGAGCTTTATCGTCCGTTGTATCTGATCGAAACGCCGATCGTGATAACCTCGCTCGAAGCCGCCGAATTGATCAAATACGCTGCGAACGCATTCCTTGCGACCAAGATCACGTTCATTAACGAGGTCGCAAATCTTTGCGACGCGATCGGCTGCGATGTGCACGACGTTGCCCGCGGCATGGGAATGGACAATCGGATCGGGCGCAAGTTCCTTCATCCCGGCCCGGGATACGGCGGCTCGTGTTTCCCCAAGGATACACGCGCACTTACGACGGTCGCCGATCAGTTCGGTGTCGAAACGCTGATCGTCGATGCCGTCATTGAGGCCAATGAGCGTCAACGCGAGGCAATGATCCCTAAGATCGAACGGCTCGTCGGTGACCTCAGCGGCAAGCAGGTCGGTATGTTGGGATTATCCTTCAAACCCGAGACCGACGATATGCGCGAATCGCCTGCGATCGAGATAATTCGGTCGATCCTTGAAAAAGGCGCGACGATCCGAGCGTTTGACCCGGTTGCGATGGACGAGGCGAAACACTACGTCTCGGGGATCGAATACGCCACCGACGAGTATGATGCGATCAAGGGCGCCGATGTTCTGGTGATCGTTACCGAATGGAACCAGTTTCGCGCGCTCGATATGGAAAAGGTGAGATCGCTGCTTCGGTCGCCAAAGATCGCCGATCTTCGAAATATTTACGAGCCTTCCGATATGCGCGCGATGGGTTTTGACTATGTCGGCGTCGGGCGATAG
- a CDS encoding SDR family oxidoreductase: MKNKNVLVTGGAGFIGSNLADELIRQGSRVRIIDNLSTGFRENLDEISGDFEFIEGDLNDSDLLAKALQDIEIVFHQAALPSVPRSVADPVETHNACVNATFNLLVKSKDAGVRRVIYAASSSAYGDQPTLPKVETMRPEPLSPYAAAKLMGEHYCTVFTRVYGLETIALRYFNVFGPRQNPASHYSGVISRFIDALMKGGRPVIYGDGEQSRDFTYISNVVNANIRAAQTNEGLGQVMNAANGERISLNELLSVLKEITGRSDAVADFQPERKGDVKHSQADNALAVKCLGYEKIVGLEEGLSRTIDWWKSSRFAM; the protein is encoded by the coding sequence ATGAAAAACAAAAATGTACTTGTCACAGGCGGTGCCGGATTTATCGGTTCAAATCTTGCGGATGAACTGATCAGGCAGGGATCGCGAGTGCGGATCATTGACAATCTCTCGACCGGGTTCCGCGAGAACCTCGACGAGATCTCGGGCGATTTCGAGTTCATCGAAGGCGACCTGAACGACTCAGACCTTCTGGCAAAGGCTCTTCAGGACATCGAGATCGTTTTTCATCAGGCTGCGCTGCCGAGCGTTCCGCGTTCGGTAGCCGACCCGGTCGAGACACACAATGCGTGCGTCAACGCCACCTTCAATCTTCTCGTCAAAAGCAAAGACGCCGGCGTGCGGAGGGTCATCTATGCCGCTTCAAGTTCGGCCTACGGCGATCAGCCGACGCTGCCTAAGGTCGAGACGATGAGGCCCGAACCGCTTTCGCCTTATGCCGCCGCAAAGCTGATGGGCGAACACTATTGCACCGTATTCACGCGGGTCTACGGACTCGAGACCATCGCTCTCAGATATTTCAATGTGTTTGGCCCGAGACAGAATCCGGCGTCGCATTATTCCGGCGTTATCTCGCGGTTCATAGACGCTCTTATGAAAGGCGGCCGTCCCGTCATCTATGGCGACGGCGAGCAGTCGCGCGATTTTACATATATCTCGAACGTCGTGAATGCGAATATCAGGGCCGCGCAAACGAACGAAGGGCTGGGGCAGGTGATGAACGCAGCTAACGGCGAAAGGATCAGTCTGAACGAGCTTCTCTCGGTTCTGAAAGAGATAACCGGGCGATCGGACGCCGTTGCTGACTTTCAGCCTGAACGGAAAGGCGACGTCAAGCATTCGCAAGCCGACAACGCTCTCGCGGTAAAATGCCTTGGCTACGAAAAGATCGTCGGCCTCGAGGAAGGGCTGTCTCGAACGATCGACTGGTGGAAGTCCAGCCGCTTCGCGATGTAG
- a CDS encoding TonB-dependent receptor: MRSIKAFLFTAAASLAFSLPAFAQQNGSIGGQVQDTLGAVVVGATVMVIASDAKERTTTTNQRGEFSVAGLAPGKYTVKVFAANFGLYENTEVTVGSGRREDLTVLLSVEEVKEQVDISTDEGVSTDPQNNAGATVLKEKDLEALPDDPDELEAALQALAGPSAGPNGGQIYIDGFTGGRLPPKEAIREIRLNQNPFSAEFDRLGFGRIEILTRPGSDRFRGSAFTNFNDSRLNSRNPFASNRAPGQTRFFGGNISGPVQKGKSSFFLDINNRDVDSNAVINAIVLDPNLNPVPFSEEVQVPTRRFSISPRFDYQLNDSNTLVFRYSYSKQTADNQGVGNLTLPSRAFETNSSNHEFRVTETMIINPKTINETRFEYEINDREQVGDNSVPTINVGAAFVGGGSQIGLSFNKERQWELQNYTTTSLGKNSEHAIKFGVRIQNTSLRDRSENNFGGNFTFVSLDSYRETILDNAIPIQFSITTGNPEQKVSQTDIGLFITDDWRVTPALTLSFGLRYENQTNINDNLNFAPRFSFAWSPGAGGARAPKTVVRGGFGLFYDRFNQNFTLQARRFNGSEQLNLIVSSTDPDPVRRVAAIALLGQAVFTVDGVTGVPTTDQILAALPQSNTIRTIDPNLQSPYMFQAAIGVERQLPMRTTLSLFYIGSRTWHVLRTRNINAPICPEQVNCILAPRPFPDTGNIYQYESSGIANQNQLIVNVRSTINPRVSLWGNWRLGFAKSDSDGAGSFPAYSYDLSDEYGRSGGDSRHFFNVGGNITLPWEFSISPFITAYTGRPFNITRGVDTNGDLLLNERPTFAELGARCSVLGLTGSYCDVSGFDPNAIVPRNFAQGPNFFSVNMRVGKNFGFGGSSRDRAAASGQTGTGGGPGGGFPAGGRGPGGGGGRGPGGMGGMGGGDGRKPYNLNIGVFFNNLFNNVNFGNPVGNLSSGRFGQSTSTQGGFGGFGGFGGGSANRRIELSARFSW, translated from the coding sequence ATGAGATCAATAAAGGCATTTTTATTTACAGCGGCCGCGTCGCTCGCGTTTTCGCTGCCGGCGTTCGCGCAGCAGAACGGCAGCATAGGCGGCCAGGTCCAGGACACGCTCGGAGCGGTCGTGGTCGGCGCTACGGTCATGGTAATTGCGTCGGATGCGAAAGAAAGGACGACAACGACCAACCAGCGAGGCGAGTTTTCGGTTGCCGGCCTTGCTCCGGGAAAATATACGGTCAAGGTCTTTGCAGCGAATTTTGGGCTCTACGAGAACACTGAGGTGACCGTAGGTTCCGGTCGCCGCGAAGATCTGACGGTTTTGCTTTCGGTCGAAGAGGTCAAAGAGCAGGTTGACATCTCGACCGACGAGGGAGTCTCGACCGATCCGCAGAACAATGCCGGGGCTACCGTTCTAAAAGAGAAGGATCTCGAGGCTTTGCCGGATGATCCGGACGAACTCGAAGCTGCCTTGCAGGCCCTCGCGGGACCCTCGGCCGGGCCGAATGGCGGCCAGATCTACATCGACGGGTTTACGGGCGGGCGGCTTCCGCCAAAAGAAGCGATTCGCGAGATCCGTCTTAATCAAAACCCGTTTTCGGCCGAATTCGACCGCCTTGGTTTCGGTCGCATCGAGATATTGACAAGGCCCGGCTCGGATCGGTTCCGCGGCAGTGCGTTCACCAACTTCAACGATTCGCGTCTTAACTCACGCAATCCCTTTGCATCGAACCGCGCTCCGGGACAGACTCGCTTTTTTGGAGGCAACATCTCGGGCCCGGTGCAAAAGGGCAAATCGTCATTCTTTTTGGATATAAACAACCGTGATGTCGACAGCAACGCTGTGATCAACGCGATCGTGCTCGATCCGAACCTGAACCCGGTTCCGTTCAGCGAAGAGGTTCAGGTACCGACAAGGCGGTTTTCGATCAGCCCGCGTTTCGATTATCAGTTGAACGATTCGAATACGCTGGTCTTTCGCTACAGCTACTCAAAACAGACGGCCGACAATCAGGGTGTTGGCAATCTGACGTTGCCGTCGCGTGCGTTCGAGACGAATTCGTCGAATCATGAATTTCGGGTCACCGAGACGATGATCATCAATCCAAAGACGATCAACGAAACTCGATTTGAATACGAGATCAACGACCGCGAGCAGGTCGGCGACAATTCGGTCCCAACGATAAACGTGGGTGCGGCATTTGTTGGCGGCGGTTCCCAGATCGGGCTTAGCTTCAACAAAGAGCGGCAGTGGGAGCTGCAGAACTACACTACGACATCGCTCGGCAAAAACTCGGAGCATGCGATCAAGTTCGGCGTCCGGATTCAGAATACGAGTCTTCGCGATCGTTCCGAGAACAATTTCGGCGGCAACTTTACGTTCGTCAGCCTTGATTCTTATCGCGAGACGATACTTGACAATGCGATCCCGATCCAGTTCAGCATAACGACCGGAAACCCTGAACAGAAAGTTAGCCAAACTGATATTGGCCTTTTCATAACCGACGATTGGCGTGTTACCCCGGCGTTGACCCTGAGTTTCGGTCTGCGTTACGAAAACCAGACCAACATCAACGACAACCTTAACTTCGCCCCGCGATTCTCATTCGCGTGGTCGCCCGGTGCCGGTGGGGCACGGGCACCCAAGACCGTCGTTCGCGGCGGGTTTGGTCTTTTCTACGATCGCTTCAATCAGAATTTCACTCTTCAGGCACGGCGATTCAACGGCTCGGAGCAACTGAATCTTATCGTCAGCAGCACCGATCCCGATCCGGTTCGGCGTGTCGCGGCGATCGCTTTGCTTGGTCAGGCAGTGTTTACCGTCGATGGGGTGACCGGTGTCCCGACAACGGACCAGATACTTGCGGCACTTCCGCAGTCGAATACCATCCGAACGATCGACCCGAACCTGCAATCGCCGTACATGTTTCAAGCGGCAATCGGGGTTGAACGTCAGCTGCCGATGCGAACGACGCTATCGTTGTTTTATATAGGTTCACGAACGTGGCACGTGCTGCGTACCCGAAATATCAACGCGCCGATCTGTCCGGAACAGGTGAATTGTATTCTTGCACCGCGGCCCTTCCCAGATACCGGGAATATCTATCAATACGAATCGTCAGGGATCGCGAATCAGAATCAATTGATAGTCAACGTTCGATCAACGATCAATCCGCGCGTTTCCTTGTGGGGAAATTGGCGGCTTGGGTTTGCGAAAAGCGATTCTGACGGTGCAGGCAGTTTTCCGGCATACAGTTATGATCTTTCCGATGAATACGGCAGAAGCGGCGGCGACTCGCGTCATTTCTTCAACGTTGGCGGAAATATCACTTTGCCGTGGGAGTTCTCGATCAGCCCGTTCATCACGGCTTATACCGGCCGACCGTTCAACATAACGCGTGGTGTAGATACTAACGGCGACCTGCTTCTAAATGAGCGTCCGACGTTTGCCGAGCTCGGGGCGAGATGCTCCGTACTCGGTCTCACCGGATCATACTGCGACGTCTCGGGTTTTGACCCGAACGCAATAGTCCCGAGGAACTTTGCTCAGGGGCCCAATTTCTTCAGCGTCAATATGCGCGTCGGCAAGAACTTCGGTTTTGGCGGTTCATCGCGAGACCGGGCTGCCGCTAGCGGACAGACCGGCACGGGCGGCGGCCCTGGCGGAGGGTTTCCGGCGGGCGGACGCGGTCCGGGTGGCGGCGGCGGTCGCGGTCCCGGAGGTATGGGCGGAATGGGAGGCGGCGATGGCCGCAAGCCTTATAACCTGAACATCGGCGTGTTCTTTAACAACCTGTTCAATAACGTCAATTTCGGAAATCCGGTCGGCAATCTTTCGTCGGGCCGATTCGGCCAGTCGACATCGACTCAGGGCGGATTTGGCGGCTTCGGCGGTTTTGGCGGCGGCAGCGCTAATCGGCGCATTGAGCTTTCGGCTCGGTTCAGCTGGTGA
- a CDS encoding zf-HC2 domain-containing protein — translation MIPSKPENIASCSTSDISAYVDGELSADESERLETHFSVCIPCRTELNRQKNFLNFLDASLESESDELPPDFTKKIVTKAESGVRGLRDGREWTNAAAICIVMLIAAAGVFFSTGSFDPYTRVVSVFDRVLAVSTAAVHFVYSVALSIAIVVKTLTHNVSSRPMLWLAAAICIGAMFFIARRLVRDRGPRGI, via the coding sequence ATGATTCCCAGCAAACCGGAAAACATTGCGTCGTGCTCGACATCGGACATCTCGGCCTATGTTGACGGCGAACTATCTGCCGACGAATCCGAAAGGCTCGAAACTCATTTCTCGGTCTGCATTCCCTGCCGGACGGAACTGAACCGCCAAAAGAATTTTCTCAATTTCCTAGATGCTTCGCTTGAGAGTGAAAGCGACGAACTGCCGCCTGATTTCACGAAGAAGATCGTTACCAAAGCAGAAAGCGGTGTTCGCGGTCTCCGCGACGGCCGCGAATGGACGAATGCGGCGGCGATCTGTATTGTGATGCTGATCGCGGCGGCCGGAGTCTTCTTTTCAACCGGATCGTTCGATCCTTATACCCGAGTCGTGTCGGTCTTCGACCGCGTGCTCGCGGTCTCGACGGCGGCCGTTCATTTCGTCTACAGCGTCGCTCTCAGCATCGCCATCGTGGTCAAGACCCTTACGCACAATGTTTCATCCAGGCCAATGCTCTGGTTGGCCGCGGCGATATGTATCGGCGCGATGTTCTTCATCGCGCGGCGGCTTGTTCGCGACCGAGGGCCGCGCGGCATTTGA
- a CDS encoding sigma-70 family RNA polymerase sigma factor: MSISIANNEVIRQSSDIELVAKARSGIELGFEELVRRYQRPINGYVYRMLGDYEAALDVTQEVFIKVYNSLDRYSSEYKFSTWLYRIAHNAAIDHMRRNAGNTQSIETENAEGAYELQIESSLPSPELEHERSEWRTEIEAVVKCLPAAYRDLILLRHSQDLSYDEIADVTGLPLGTVKNRLFRAREMMREIFVERGFTGI; this comes from the coding sequence ATGTCAATTTCGATCGCAAATAATGAAGTTATCCGACAATCGTCAGATATCGAGCTTGTAGCCAAGGCACGGTCCGGCATCGAGCTCGGTTTCGAAGAACTTGTTCGGCGATATCAGCGGCCGATCAACGGCTATGTTTACCGGATGCTCGGCGATTACGAGGCGGCGCTCGACGTGACCCAGGAGGTCTTCATCAAGGTCTATAACTCATTGGACCGTTACAGTAGCGAATACAAATTCTCGACCTGGCTTTATCGTATCGCTCACAACGCGGCTATCGACCACATGCGTCGGAACGCCGGAAATACCCAAAGCATTGAAACCGAAAACGCAGAAGGTGCGTATGAACTCCAGATCGAAAGTTCGCTGCCTTCGCCTGAGCTCGAACACGAGCGAAGCGAGTGGCGAACCGAGATCGAAGCGGTGGTAAAGTGTTTACCTGCCGCATATCGGGATCTGATCTTACTCAGGCATTCTCAGGATCTAAGTTACGACGAGATCGCGGATGTGACCGGGCTTCCGCTCGGGACCGTAAAGAACAGGCTCTTTCGCGCACGCGAAATGATGCGTGAGATCTTCGTCGAACGCGGATTTACAGGTATCTGA
- a CDS encoding type II secretion system protein, giving the protein MNIVLNSTKVNSGQRGFSLLELMIAMFILIILLSVALPTYQRSVQQARETVLKENLWQMRRAIDQYSADKGKLPRSIDELVENKYLRDVPMDPIMEKAEWDEVQGEDSLSPDAEQGLVNVRSTATGIDAEGKEYRDY; this is encoded by the coding sequence ATGAACATCGTGCTTAATTCGACCAAGGTAAATTCCGGTCAAAGAGGCTTTTCGCTTCTTGAACTGATGATCGCGATGTTCATACTGATAATTCTGCTTTCGGTCGCGCTGCCGACCTATCAGCGGAGTGTTCAGCAGGCACGCGAAACGGTGCTCAAAGAAAATCTCTGGCAAATGCGTCGTGCGATCGACCAATACTCCGCCGACAAGGGAAAACTGCCGAGGTCGATCGACGAACTTGTCGAAAACAAATATCTGCGTGACGTCCCGATGGATCCGATCATGGAAAAGGCCGAGTGGGACGAGGTGCAGGGCGAAGACTCGCTTTCGCCCGATGCAGAACAGGGCCTTGTTAATGTCAGGAGTACAGCGACCGGTATTGATGCCGAGGGTAAGGAGTATCGGGATTACTGA
- a CDS encoding type II secretion system protein gives MIDARRANGYSLLELIITLTVLSILVLGTIPLAQNAVQRQRESRLRESLRMIRNAIDEFKRDTIGACPTGSVTTGNPTRPNVGAAVPADPRSRVVIDDCTIFDAENLDRYPPNLEVLVEGVKVRQRGLNVQGGRGISGDSPQATEVNATEDVIKVYLRELPVDPFTGKPDWKLRSSYQTKDDDTWDDINVFDVRSASDEISLSGDKYSDW, from the coding sequence ATGATCGACGCACGTCGGGCGAACGGATATTCCTTGCTCGAATTGATAATCACGCTTACGGTTTTGTCGATTCTTGTGCTGGGAACTATCCCGCTCGCGCAGAACGCCGTTCAACGCCAACGGGAATCGAGGCTCCGTGAAAGCCTCAGAATGATCAGGAACGCGATCGATGAATTCAAGCGTGACACGATCGGGGCTTGCCCGACCGGTTCGGTCACGACGGGCAATCCGACACGGCCGAACGTCGGTGCCGCTGTGCCGGCCGATCCGCGAAGCCGCGTTGTGATCGATGACTGCACGATCTTCGATGCTGAGAACCTTGACCGATATCCGCCAAACCTGGAAGTTCTTGTTGAAGGTGTAAAGGTGCGGCAACGCGGGTTGAACGTTCAGGGCGGCCGTGGCATAAGCGGCGACTCGCCGCAGGCAACAGAGGTGAACGCAACAGAAGACGTGATCAAGGTATATCTTCGGGAATTGCCGGTCGATCCATTCACCGGAAAACCCGACTGGAAGCTGAGGTCATCCTATCAGACAAAGGATGACGATACGTGGGACGATATCAACGTCTTCGACGTTCGGTCGGCATCGGACGAAATATCGCTGAGCGGCGACAAGTACAGCGATTGGTAA
- a CDS encoding TVP38/TMEM64 family protein produces MISRIKSHIKELGHLTPMALVTTFLPIVGSTALLIFLHPIGYWLRDNWETGIVVFLAGTLFFCGLALLPTNVIGILSGWAFSFELGIAILMTGVVGSAFISFLINSRLSGEKLPEIANRHPRASAIYQSLLQDNFWKTTLIIFLLRMSVIMPFAFTNFLMASARVPVQSFLVGTAAGMLPRSSAMVIIGAGLSELNLENTRDTYLLALGIVASVVSVLVIAHISRKALERITNDKMPAGVSS; encoded by the coding sequence GTGATTTCTCGAATAAAAAGCCATATCAAAGAGCTGGGCCATCTGACACCGATGGCGCTGGTCACGACGTTTCTTCCTATCGTCGGAAGTACCGCGCTCTTGATATTCCTTCATCCGATCGGGTACTGGCTTCGCGACAATTGGGAAACGGGCATCGTCGTATTTTTGGCCGGCACGCTCTTCTTCTGCGGCCTGGCACTTTTGCCGACGAACGTCATCGGTATTCTGAGCGGTTGGGCGTTCAGTTTCGAGCTTGGGATCGCGATATTGATGACCGGAGTTGTCGGTTCGGCATTCATCTCTTTTCTCATCAATTCGCGTCTTAGCGGCGAGAAATTGCCCGAGATCGCGAATAGACACCCGCGAGCATCGGCGATATACCAATCCCTGCTTCAGGACAACTTTTGGAAGACGACGTTGATAATCTTCCTGCTTAGGATGTCGGTGATCATGCCGTTCGCATTTACGAATTTCCTGATGGCATCGGCGAGGGTTCCGGTACAGTCATTCCTCGTCGGGACCGCGGCCGGAATGCTGCCGAGGTCGTCCGCAATGGTGATCATCGGAGCCGGCCTATCTGAATTGAACCTCGAAAATACGCGGGATACCTACCTTTTGGCGTTGGGAATCGTCGCTTCGGTCGTTTCCGTGCTCGTTATCGCGCATATTAGCCGAAAGGCACTCGAGCGGATCACGAACGATAAGATGCCCGCGGGCGTGAGCTCGTAA